From the Toxotes jaculatrix isolate fToxJac2 chromosome 15, fToxJac2.pri, whole genome shotgun sequence genome, one window contains:
- the rpl8 gene encoding 60S ribosomal protein L8 — MGRVIRGQRKGAGSVFKAHVKHRKGAARLRHVDFAERHGYIKGIVKDIIHDPGRGAPLAKVVFRDPYRFKKRTELFIAAEGIHTGQFIYCGKKAQLNIGNVLPVGTMPEGTIICCLEEKPGDRGKLARASGNYATVISHNPETKKSRVKLPSGSKKVISSANRAVVGVVAGGGRIDKPILKAGRAYHKYKAKRNCWPRVRGVAMNPVEHPFGGGNHQHIGKPSTIRRDAPAGRKVGLIAARRTGRLRGTKTVQEKEN, encoded by the exons ATGGGACGTGTGATCAGGGGACAGAGAAAAGGTGCGGGCTCCGTGTTCAAAGCCCACGTGAAGCACAGGAAAGGTGCTGCTAGACTCCGCCATGTTGACTTCGCTGAACGCCATGGTTACATCAAGGGGATTGTGAAG GATATTATCCACGACCCCGGCCGTGGTGCTCCCCTGGCCAAAGTGGTCTTCCGTGACCCATACCGCTtcaagaagaggacagagctcTTCATCGCTGCTGAGGGCATCCACACTGGACAGTTCATCTACTGTGGCAAGAAGG CTCAGCTTAACATCGGTAATGTCCTGCCCGTTGGCACAATGCCTGAGGGAACTATCATCTGCTGCCTGGAGGAGAAACCCGGCGACAGAGGCAAGCTGGCCCGCGCTTCCGGAAACTACGCCACAGTCATCTCCCACAACCCTGAGACCAAGAAGTCCAGAGTCAAGCTGCCCTCAGGCTCCAAGAAAGTTATCTCCTCTGCCAACAGAGCTGTTGTTG GTGTTGTCGCTGGTGGCGGTCGTATTGACAAGCCCATCCTGAAGGCCGGTCGTGCCTACCACAAGTACAAGGCCAAGAGGAACTGCTGGCCACGTGTCCGTGGTGTGGCTATGAAC CCTGTTGAGCATCCCTTCGGTGGTGGTAACCATCAGCACATTGGCAAACCCTCAACAATCAGGAGGGATGCACCTGCTGGTCGCAAGGTCGGTCTCATCGCTGCCCGTCGTACAGGCAGACTGCGTGGAACAAAGACCGTCCAGGAGAAGGAGAACTAA